From one Cyanobacterium stanieri PCC 7202 genomic stretch:
- a CDS encoding hypothetical protein (KEGG: ana:all1747 hypothetical protein~SPTR: All1747 protein) has product MNANQIFKTLIVSTPLVIASLMMNFGESNNVQAQEIKVRNSTNLVAFGENEQVEYPNLEKNEFGDYILNFTDEESDEAVRLFGCDCISSINAVRKMRGMTTTAEGEPLTPDTRIAACPHRQFFGV; this is encoded by the coding sequence ATGAATGCAAATCAAATTTTCAAAACATTAATTGTTTCAACACCTCTGGTAATAGCTTCTTTAATGATGAATTTTGGGGAGTCTAATAATGTTCAGGCTCAGGAAATTAAAGTTAGAAATAGTACCAATTTAGTCGCTTTTGGAGAAAATGAGCAGGTGGAATATCCTAATTTAGAAAAAAATGAATTTGGGGATTATATCCTGAATTTTACCGATGAGGAAAGCGATGAGGCGGTGAGATTATTTGGTTGTGATTGTATTTCTTCTATCAATGCGGTTAGGAAAATGAGGGGTATGACGACTACTGCGGAGGGTGAGCCTTTAACTCCTGATACTAGAATTGCGGCTTGTCCCCATAGACAATTTTTTGGTGTTTAA
- a CDS encoding arogenate dehydrogenase (NADP) (PFAM: Prephenate dehydrogenase~COGs: COG0287 Prephenate dehydrogenase~InterPro IPR003099~KEGG: cyh:Cyan8802_0611 prephenate dehydrogenase~PFAM: Prephenate dehydrogenase~SPTR: Prephenate dehydrogenase) — MKIGIIGLGLIGGSLGLDLTAQGYHVVGVSRRAETGTKALKMGVAKESGVDLSLLKNCDVVVIATPIEYIIPTLRKLVNHLSLHTVVTDVGSVKESIVEEAQKICPHFVGSHPMAGTANSGIDAVEKDLFQNAPCVITPDHNTSLRAIALIEKMWLSVGCQILKTSPQIHDQAVAWISHLPVFVSANLIFTCLEEQDKNIREFAQKIASSGFKDTSRVGGGNPELGLMMAKNNQKNIINTLKEYQKNLENIINNIESNNWQEIEQLLNTTQIKRNDFLR, encoded by the coding sequence ATGAAAATTGGAATTATTGGTTTAGGTTTGATAGGCGGCTCTCTGGGGCTAGATTTGACGGCTCAGGGTTATCATGTGGTGGGGGTTTCTCGCCGTGCAGAAACCGGCACCAAGGCTCTAAAAATGGGGGTAGCAAAAGAATCTGGGGTCGACTTATCTTTACTAAAAAATTGCGATGTGGTGGTGATTGCCACTCCCATAGAGTATATTATTCCCACTCTCAGAAAGTTAGTTAATCATTTATCTCTCCATACGGTGGTTACTGATGTGGGTTCGGTGAAAGAGTCTATTGTGGAAGAGGCTCAAAAAATTTGTCCTCATTTTGTCGGTAGTCATCCCATGGCTGGTACGGCAAATAGTGGCATTGATGCGGTGGAAAAGGATTTATTTCAAAATGCCCCCTGTGTAATTACTCCTGATCATAATACCAGTTTAAGGGCGATCGCCCTTATCGAGAAAATGTGGTTATCAGTGGGATGCCAAATATTAAAAACTTCCCCCCAAATTCATGATCAAGCAGTAGCATGGATTTCTCATTTACCAGTGTTTGTAAGTGCTAATTTGATTTTTACTTGCCTAGAAGAACAAGACAAAAACATAAGAGAATTTGCTCAAAAAATAGCTAGTTCTGGTTTTAAAGATACCAGTAGAGTAGGAGGAGGAAACCCCGAACTAGGATTGATGATGGCGAAAAATAATCAAAAAAATATTATTAATACCCTAAAAGAATATCAAAAAAATTTAGAAAATATTATTAATAATATAGAGTCTAATAATTGGCAAGAAATAGAACAATTATTAAATACAACTCAAATCAAAAGAAACGATTTTCTCCGCTAA
- a CDS encoding response regulator receiver protein (PFAM: Response regulator receiver domain~COGs: COG0745 Response regulators consisting of a CheY-like receiver domain and a winged-helix DNA-binding domain~InterPro IPR001789~KEGG: cyc:PCC7424_2789 response regulator receiver protein~PFAM: response regulator receiver~SMART: response regulator receiver~SPTR: Response regulator receiver protein): MANVLIVDDSSTERKILVSYLQEIGASITTAESGEEALTKINQISPDLIILDVVLPGKSGFEICREIKSNDNTSKIPIVICSTKGSEMDKFWGMKQGADAYLPKPVDKNELFATVKKLTT; the protein is encoded by the coding sequence ATGGCAAATGTATTAATAGTTGATGACTCTTCCACAGAAAGAAAGATATTAGTAAGTTATTTACAAGAAATTGGTGCTTCTATCACTACCGCCGAGAGTGGAGAAGAAGCCCTCACCAAAATTAATCAAATTAGCCCTGACCTAATCATACTAGATGTAGTATTGCCCGGAAAAAGTGGTTTTGAAATTTGTAGGGAAATAAAATCCAACGACAACACCAGTAAAATTCCCATTGTTATTTGTTCTACTAAGGGCAGTGAAATGGATAAATTTTGGGGTATGAAACAGGGGGCAGATGCTTATTTACCCAAGCCTGTGGATAAAAACGAACTGTTTGCCACTGTCAAAAAATTAACCACATAA
- a CDS encoding restriction endonuclease (PFAM: Restriction endonuclease~COGs: COG1715 Restriction endonuclease~InterPro IPR007560~KEGG: sfu:Sfum_2534 restriction endonuclease~PFAM: restriction endonuclease~SPTR: Restriction endonuclease), which produces MTTPNFQKFFKPLLEIASDDNEHSTKEAKEILIKKMGLTPEDLQEKVRGGSMTKVDNRIWWAKSYFVKAQVFSSPRRGVFKITQRGKDLLALNHQEITKKDLEKYPEFIDFSKNKKNKADDQNMDDHQSDNSIDKETPEELLENAYEEIRNQLANDLLNIIKNNSYEFFENLVVDLMVKMGYGGSRSDAGKSIGKIGDEGIDGIIKEDKLGLDVIYLQAKKWEGTIGRPEIQKFVGALHGKRAKKGVFITTGKYTKTAFDYVKNIEAKVILIDGGDLVNYMIDYGLGVSSSVIYEIKKIDTDYFLED; this is translated from the coding sequence ATGACCACGCCTAATTTTCAAAAATTTTTTAAACCTCTTTTAGAAATTGCATCAGACGATAATGAGCATTCAACCAAAGAAGCAAAAGAAATATTGATTAAAAAAATGGGATTAACCCCTGAAGATTTACAAGAAAAAGTCAGAGGGGGTTCTATGACAAAAGTAGATAATAGAATTTGGTGGGCAAAAAGTTATTTTGTTAAAGCACAAGTTTTTTCATCCCCAAGAAGAGGTGTTTTTAAAATTACTCAAAGAGGGAAAGATTTATTAGCCTTAAACCATCAGGAAATAACAAAAAAAGATCTTGAAAAATATCCTGAATTTATAGATTTTTCTAAAAATAAAAAAAATAAAGCAGATGATCAAAATATGGATGATCATCAGAGTGATAATTCTATAGACAAGGAAACTCCAGAGGAATTACTAGAGAATGCGTATGAAGAGATAAGGAATCAATTGGCTAATGATCTTCTGAATATTATAAAAAACAATTCCTATGAATTTTTTGAAAATTTAGTAGTTGATTTGATGGTAAAAATGGGCTATGGTGGGTCACGAAGTGATGCTGGAAAATCTATCGGTAAAATTGGAGATGAAGGTATAGACGGCATTATCAAAGAAGATAAACTGGGTTTGGATGTAATTTATTTACAAGCTAAGAAATGGGAAGGAACTATTGGCAGACCTGAAATTCAAAAGTTTGTCGGTGCATTACACGGTAAAAGAGCCAAAAAAGGCGTTTTTATTACTACTGGAAAATATACAAAAACTGCTTTTGATTATGTTAAAAATATCGAAGCGAAAGTTATTTTGATTGATGGTGGTGATTTAGTTAATTATATGATTGATTATGGTTTAGGAGTGTCTAGTTCTGTAATTTATGAAATTAAAAAAATTGATACGGACTATTTTTTGGAAGATTAA
- a CDS encoding response regulator receiver protein (PFAM: Response regulator receiver domain~COGs: COG3706 Response regulator containing a CheY-like receiver domain and a GGDEF domain~InterPro IPR001789~KEGG: cyc:PCC7424_2790 response regulator receiver protein~PFAM: response regulator receiver~SMART: response regulator receiver~SPTR: Response regulator receiver protein) yields the protein MSNPIPFREFTALKQAGFFENLKQPRFSGQLLLTGTRNKWVFYLYLGRLVYATGGHHPVRRWRRNLVANLPHIPSHMAAIQNDVNQLHLDEKNNCWEYELLCFWVDQQRITLEQAAKMIRQNIVEVLFDVTQAMQVTCELKPDRTLPFSSRLVLIDAEQVIAEAQKAWQAWQSAKIADRSPDMAPVITQPQELEQQTNPQVYQTLTQLLDGQQTLRDLSVRMKRDVLTVTRSLLPYVQRGLVKLVEIPDIPMPSLPISHDVDDDLSANSNITIACVDDSPLICQTMEKIITGAGYSFIGINDALRAIAILLAKKPDLIFLDLIMPNANGYEICSQLRKLTFFKHTPIVILTGNDGLVDRVRAKMVGSSDFIGKPVDRAVVLETIKKHLKIGVS from the coding sequence ATGTCTAACCCAATACCTTTTCGAGAGTTTACGGCTTTAAAACAAGCGGGATTTTTTGAGAATTTAAAACAACCCCGTTTTAGCGGTCAACTTTTGTTAACTGGCACCCGTAATAAATGGGTTTTTTACTTATATTTAGGTCGTTTGGTATATGCTACGGGAGGGCATCATCCTGTCAGAAGATGGCGACGCAATTTGGTTGCTAATTTGCCTCATATTCCCTCCCACATGGCGGCTATTCAAAATGACGTTAATCAACTACACTTGGATGAGAAAAATAATTGTTGGGAGTATGAGCTTCTTTGTTTTTGGGTTGATCAACAAAGGATTACTTTAGAACAAGCGGCGAAGATGATTCGTCAGAATATTGTTGAGGTTTTATTTGATGTTACTCAGGCGATGCAGGTTACTTGTGAGTTAAAACCCGATCGCACTTTACCCTTTTCTTCCCGTTTAGTGTTGATAGATGCAGAGCAGGTGATTGCAGAGGCACAGAAGGCTTGGCAGGCTTGGCAGTCAGCGAAAATTGCGGATCGCTCTCCAGATATGGCTCCCGTGATTACCCAACCCCAAGAGTTGGAGCAACAAACCAATCCCCAAGTATATCAAACCCTCACCCAATTATTAGACGGACAACAAACCCTACGGGATTTGTCGGTGAGGATGAAGCGGGATGTTTTGACAGTTACTCGTTCTCTGTTACCTTATGTGCAAAGGGGTTTGGTGAAGTTGGTGGAAATTCCTGATATTCCCATGCCTTCTTTGCCCATTAGTCATGATGTGGATGATGATTTATCGGCTAATAGTAATATTACCATCGCCTGTGTGGATGATAGTCCTTTGATTTGTCAAACCATGGAAAAGATAATTACGGGGGCTGGTTATTCTTTTATTGGTATCAATGATGCTCTAAGGGCGATCGCCATTTTACTAGCCAAAAAACCAGACCTAATATTTTTAGATTTGATCATGCCTAATGCTAACGGTTATGAAATCTGTAGTCAACTGCGAAAATTAACCTTCTTTAAACATACCCCCATTGTTATTTTGACAGGGAATGATGGCTTAGTAGATAGGGTAAGGGCAAAAATGGTTGGTTCATCAGATTTTATTGGTAAACCCGTAGATAGGGCTGTGGTTTTAGAAACCATCAAAAAACATCTCAAAATAGGAGTGTCTTAG
- a CDS encoding CheW protein (PFAM: CheW-like domain~COGs: COG0835 Chemotaxis signal transduction protein~InterPro IPR002545~KEGG: cyc:PCC7424_2788 CheW protein~PFAM: CheW domain protein~SMART: CheW domain protein~SPTR: CheW protein), producing the protein MENKLNYPLSIDKDTKSESSASQFLRFVLLPDTNLMIGLSQIAAVLKIPFGKIVPVPEMPSWVMGVYNWRGEIVWMIDLGQLLGFTPWYEQSVTASNHKAVVIHPSNQNLKNLTTGELVGLVVSDVQDIEMCHTDNLHSPPASAITPELAPFLRGYWIKDNGEIIVTVDGDSIFAAMPKK; encoded by the coding sequence ATGGAAAATAAATTAAACTATCCCTTATCTATCGATAAAGACACTAAATCCGAATCTTCTGCATCTCAATTTTTGCGATTTGTCTTACTCCCCGATACTAATTTGATGATAGGACTATCACAGATTGCGGCGGTATTAAAAATTCCCTTTGGCAAAATTGTTCCTGTGCCAGAAATGCCTAGCTGGGTAATGGGGGTGTATAACTGGCGGGGAGAGATAGTTTGGATGATTGATTTAGGGCAACTGTTGGGCTTTACTCCTTGGTATGAGCAATCGGTGACGGCTTCTAATCATAAGGCGGTGGTAATTCACCCTAGCAATCAAAACCTTAAAAATTTGACCACAGGAGAATTAGTGGGTTTGGTGGTGAGTGATGTTCAAGATATTGAAATGTGTCACACTGATAATTTACATTCCCCCCCTGCTTCTGCTATTACCCCAGAATTAGCACCCTTTCTGCGAGGATATTGGATTAAGGATAATGGAGAAATTATCGTCACTGTGGATGGGGATTCCATTTTTGCCGCCATGCCCAAGAAATAG